TTCTCCAACTAAGCAAccaactgcttcctgtttataCCAGCACATGTATGCCATGTGTACAGTGTACATGATGGTCATGTGATGTACGTTTTCAGGCGTGTTAGTATGAACCGAGATTATTTCTGATACAGAGCTGAAACACTTgttcaaattaaatgacaacatATTAATATGGATGTAGCTCCAGTTGTGGCTGAtagattgttttgattttaaatggaaaatagCTCAGCTGTTTATCTGGATGGACAGTGGCATGGCTAAGACATCAAGCAATTATTTGTTCTTCAACAGGAACCTACTGCTGAGGAGTTTGAAGACAAGGATTGGACTTTTGTCATTGAAAATGTAAGTTATGCTCTGTTCTTAGTTGTGGTTTCATTTAATTGATGTACTTACTGCAACTTTAATTGGAAGACTAAGATGGAGAATGTATTCTCAGGGAGAAGGAATTTGTTCGTGTTCAAACTTAAAGTTCCAGTCCATTTGGTTTATTTCACAGGAGACAAAAGGCCGCAGGAAGGTGTTGGCATCAGCTGAGGTCAATATGAAGAAGTATGCCAGTGCCACGCTGGCCCAGTATGATGTAACACTAAAGCTCAAACCACTGTCTGTAAAAGTGGTGGAAGccacactgaaactgaacttgTCCTGTATCTTTCTCAAAGAGGGGGAAGGCCACGTAAGTACTCAACACATGAttctaaaataaactgaaaacagtaaTTCCTCCACACTGTATACTGTGGCTTTATCTCAGAACTTACTATGTAACAGCCAAGTTGAAGCCAGACCAATGTTAATATTTTTGGACACAGATATTCTTGTACATCTAGTGTTTTCTACTCTCCACAGAGACGAGGACATGCAGAGTTTGGCCAGTCTAATGAGTATGAAACAGAGTGACATTGGCAATCTGGATGATTTAACGACAGCGATGATGACATGGGTGAGGAAAGAAGGGCCAGCTTTGGAACTACATATGCTGCTCACGTTACTGGTAAGACTAGGGACAGACCTAACAATCACTGGAGTGAGAACACTAAATTAACAAACAATGACAGTCTGAGACAAAATAATCCTGATCTGAGTTTTTACTTGAAAGCAAAGACTTGCAGGTTTTATGGTTTACAGGTATCACACACTGAGTGGGCAAAAGGGGAAACTGCCCTGGGCCCTGACCCTCAGAGGGCCACTAATCATGAACCTTCCTGTGTGGTGACACTTAAGCAATCTACCACTAGAAATATGAACTGAAGTGATAGATAGGTTAAAGTGACACTGAGGATctatgtaatgtatttttaaagccattattattttagtttaaactTTTTTATTATATGGTTACAAATGTAAATAgtgtaatgtaatatttgtgtTAGTATATTTTTTGTA
The Lates calcarifer isolate ASB-BC8 unplaced genomic scaffold, TLL_Latcal_v3 _unitig_3947_quiver_2013, whole genome shotgun sequence genome window above contains:
- the LOC108895218 gene encoding EH domain-binding protein 1; the protein is MTSVWKRLQRVGKKASKFQFAASFQEMMIECTDKWQPDKLRVVWIRRNRRHSTKLHSWQPGIKNPYRGLVVWQVPESLDITVTLFKEPTAEEFEDKDWTFVIENETKGRRKVLASAEVNMKKYASATLAQYDVTLKLKPLSVKVVEATLKLNLSCIFLKEGEGHRRGHAEFGQSNEYETE